Proteins co-encoded in one Amaranthus tricolor cultivar Red isolate AtriRed21 chromosome 7, ASM2621246v1, whole genome shotgun sequence genomic window:
- the LOC130818489 gene encoding uncharacterized protein LOC130818489 encodes MTLVAAPINLGRRLVVAWAGAFGRENANAWLIRGNKYTSHATRIITPNTEKVNFHEIVAFDCRRGLFQVKTGRGNRGSPKGGKIQSVDLREMKWTCNKPFIYHLPCSHVLAVCIKRHLSYERFVDSCYTIQSYVNTYESIFMPLIDKRSWPQYIGVEVIQDPDHIRGIVRPKSRRITNEMDKGSRRRNACRRCGCEGHNTRTCTLR; translated from the exons ATGACTT TGGTGGCTGCACCAATAAATTTGGGACGTAGGTTGGTAGTCGCGTGGGCTGGTGCATTTGG acgCGAGAATGCAAATGCATGGCTAATTAGAGGAAATaagtacacttcacacgccacAAGAATTATCACCCCTAACACTGAGAAGGTAAACTTCCATGAGATCGTCGCATTTGACTGCAGACGAGGCCTTTTTCAAGTTAAGACTGgacgtggtaatagaggatccccaaagggtggtaaaatacaaagtgtggatTTGAGAGAAATGAAATGGACTTGTAACAAACCCTTcatatatcacttaccttgttctcatgttcttgccgtTTGTATTAAAAGACACTTATCGTATGAGCGTTTTGTGGACTCTTGCTACACTATCCAGAGCTATGTAAATACATATGAATCCATATTCATGCcgttgattgataagaggtcatggcctcaatacatCGGCGTTGAGGTGATACAAGATCCAGATCACATTCGTGGAATAGTAAGACCTAAGTCAAGGAGGATCACCAACGAGATGGACAAAGGATCAAGGAGACGCAACGCTTGTCGACGGTGTGGTTgtgaaggtcacaacactagaacttgcacgtTAAGGTAA